The Halarchaeum grantii genome includes a window with the following:
- a CDS encoding succinylglutamate desuccinylase/aspartoacylase domain-containing protein, protein MRVVQLGDGTPEISVVGGVHGDEPCSARAIERLEADDPDVERPVKLVVANELALDRGVRYVDADLNRAFGEDTPADAHERRVAEALAEAVEGTTALSIHSTQSHADPFAVSDGREAHVQRYVPQLSVAALVDTTDFGEGRLFAANADIVEVEAGLQGTETATENAYTLAREFLTAAGVLPGDTVSRELPTFAMGDPIPKPEADEYEVFAENFTEVEEGEPYAAADGEVLVAEEDFWPVLFSPYGYEDQFGYRGEPAPNIGQSPSEGANSTSRNSRSSAQ, encoded by the coding sequence ATGCGCGTAGTCCAGTTGGGCGACGGTACGCCCGAGATTTCGGTCGTGGGCGGCGTCCACGGTGACGAGCCGTGCAGCGCGCGCGCGATCGAGCGCCTCGAAGCGGACGACCCGGACGTCGAGCGACCGGTGAAACTCGTCGTCGCGAACGAACTCGCGCTCGACCGGGGCGTCCGGTACGTCGACGCCGACCTGAATCGGGCGTTCGGCGAGGACACCCCCGCCGACGCCCACGAGCGGCGCGTCGCCGAGGCGCTCGCCGAGGCAGTCGAGGGGACGACGGCGCTCTCCATTCACTCGACGCAGAGCCACGCGGACCCGTTCGCGGTCTCGGACGGCCGCGAAGCGCACGTCCAGCGCTACGTCCCACAGCTCTCGGTCGCGGCGCTCGTCGACACCACGGACTTCGGCGAGGGCCGACTCTTCGCCGCGAATGCCGACATCGTCGAAGTGGAGGCGGGCCTCCAGGGGACGGAGACCGCCACCGAGAACGCCTACACGCTCGCCCGCGAGTTCCTCACGGCGGCGGGTGTGCTCCCCGGCGATACGGTCTCGCGCGAGCTCCCGACGTTCGCGATGGGCGACCCGATTCCGAAGCCCGAGGCCGACGAGTACGAGGTGTTCGCGGAGAACTTCACCGAAGTGGAGGAGGGCGAGCCGTACGCCGCCGCCGACGGCGAGGTGCTCGTCGCCGAGGAGGACTTCTGGCCGGTGCTCTTCTCGCCGTACGGCTACGAGGACCAGTTCGGCTATCGGGGCGAGCCCGCGCCGAACATCGGTCAGTCGCCCTCGGAGGGCGCGAACTCGACGAGCCGCAACTCCCGGTCGAGCGCGCAGTAG
- a CDS encoding MFS transporter has product MTILPSLRRFRPGVLAAAFATYVVFLGIGVVDPVLPTIAESMGATHTMVELLFTSYILVMSLAMLASGAVATRIGDKRTMALGVAFVAVFAGLCGFAPNIEVLALLRGGWGLGNALFTTTALAIVVGLSRGDTGSAITLFEGALGLGIASGPLLGGFLGSLSWRYPFYAAATMAAVGLCITYFAVDSPEGEERDQSVADVLGALRDRAVVGNATVGLLYTFGFFVVLAYTPLTLSGLSAVGLGLTFFGWGALLAVGSIGVSHRLVSRYGAVTAIGATLAGFVLVLAAMGVVGPRGRLALVVASGLLCGIANAVLTTLAIDVSPYSRSVSSASYNSLRWFGAAFAPVVSGYLGSTYGAETPFFLGAGAVALAVLGLLARGDTLRAAVAAPEDAVTAD; this is encoded by the coding sequence ATGACGATTCTCCCCTCTCTCAGACGGTTCCGCCCCGGCGTGCTCGCCGCGGCGTTCGCGACGTACGTCGTGTTCCTCGGCATCGGGGTGGTCGATCCCGTCCTCCCGACCATCGCCGAGTCGATGGGCGCGACGCACACCATGGTCGAGTTGCTCTTCACCAGCTACATCCTCGTGATGTCGCTCGCGATGCTCGCCTCCGGTGCGGTGGCGACGCGCATCGGCGACAAGCGGACGATGGCGCTCGGCGTCGCGTTCGTCGCCGTCTTCGCGGGCCTCTGCGGGTTCGCGCCGAACATCGAGGTACTCGCCCTCCTGCGCGGCGGTTGGGGGCTCGGGAACGCCCTCTTCACGACGACCGCGCTCGCCATCGTCGTCGGCCTCTCCCGGGGCGACACCGGCTCCGCCATCACGCTCTTCGAGGGCGCGCTCGGCCTCGGCATCGCGTCGGGCCCGCTCCTCGGGGGGTTCCTCGGGTCGCTCTCCTGGCGCTACCCCTTCTACGCGGCGGCGACGATGGCCGCCGTCGGCCTCTGCATCACCTACTTCGCCGTCGACTCCCCCGAGGGCGAGGAGCGCGACCAGTCCGTCGCGGACGTCCTCGGAGCGCTTCGCGACCGGGCCGTCGTCGGGAACGCCACCGTCGGCCTCCTCTACACGTTCGGCTTCTTCGTCGTGCTCGCGTACACGCCGCTGACGCTCAGCGGCCTCTCAGCCGTCGGCCTCGGCCTCACCTTCTTCGGCTGGGGCGCGCTCCTCGCCGTCGGCTCTATCGGCGTCTCCCACCGCCTCGTCTCCCGCTACGGCGCCGTCACCGCTATCGGCGCGACGCTCGCCGGCTTCGTGCTCGTCCTCGCCGCGATGGGGGTCGTCGGCCCGCGAGGCCGGCTCGCCCTCGTCGTGGCTTCCGGGCTCCTCTGCGGAATCGCGAACGCCGTGCTGACGACGCTCGCGATCGACGTCTCCCCGTACTCGCGCTCGGTCTCCTCGGCCTCCTACAACTCCCTCCGGTGGTTCGGCGCGGCGTTCGCGCCCGTCGTCTCCGGCTACCTCGGGAGCACCTACGGCGCCGAGACGCCGTTCTTCCTCGGCGCGGGCGCCGTCGCCCTCGCGGTTCTCGGCCTGCTCGCTCGCGGCGACACCCTGCGGGCGGCCGTCGCCGCGCCCGAGGACGCCGTGACCGCCGACTGA
- a CDS encoding DUF5820 family protein, whose product MSLEELPEGWVVWNDDGGRVVLVFRPDVFEGATYDAARLPTLYVSTRSPEVPMRRGDESSDAWHVACTLEPEVRVRALESTHELRADAVDAAVAAARRFSRGDVDFEGVYAANPPEAYLRRLAELTG is encoded by the coding sequence ATGTCGCTGGAGGAGTTGCCCGAGGGGTGGGTGGTGTGGAACGACGACGGGGGTCGCGTCGTCCTCGTCTTCCGGCCGGACGTCTTCGAGGGCGCGACGTACGACGCGGCGCGCCTCCCGACGCTCTACGTCTCGACGCGCTCGCCGGAGGTGCCGATGCGTCGTGGGGACGAGTCTTCGGATGCGTGGCACGTCGCGTGCACGCTCGAACCGGAGGTCCGCGTTCGTGCGTTGGAGTCGACCCACGAGCTGCGCGCGGACGCGGTGGACGCGGCGGTGGCGGCGGCGCGGCGGTTCTCGCGGGGTGACGTCGACTTCGAGGGCGTGTACGCGGCGAATCCCCCGGAGGCGTACCTCCGTCGCCTCGCGGAGTTGACGGGGTGA
- a CDS encoding DUF309 domain-containing protein, with the protein MSEHTRDDAVAPPTSGSPTGWRRERAASNGWAHGTLRRAVVHGVRLHNAREYHAAHDCFEAEWYNYGSGTTESAFCHGMVQVAAGVYKRVDFADDAGLRSLFDTARQYLAGIPADYYGVDIADVRATLEAALDDPGVVDDWRITLDGARPDARERDYAYAERVA; encoded by the coding sequence GTGAGCGAGCACACCCGCGACGACGCCGTCGCCCCGCCGACGAGCGGGTCGCCGACCGGCTGGCGTCGCGAGCGCGCCGCGTCGAACGGGTGGGCGCACGGCACGCTCCGGCGCGCCGTCGTCCACGGCGTCCGCCTCCACAACGCCCGCGAGTATCACGCCGCCCACGACTGCTTCGAAGCCGAGTGGTACAACTACGGGAGCGGCACCACCGAGAGCGCGTTCTGTCACGGGATGGTGCAGGTCGCCGCCGGCGTCTACAAACGCGTCGACTTCGCGGACGACGCGGGACTGCGCTCGCTCTTCGACACCGCGCGCCAGTACCTCGCGGGCATCCCCGCCGACTACTACGGCGTCGACATCGCGGACGTTCGGGCGACCCTCGAGGCCGCCCTCGACGACCCCGGCGTCGTCGACGACTGGCGCATCACGCTCGACGGCGCGCGCCCCGACGCCCGCGAGCGCGACTACGCGTACGCCGAGCGCGTGGCGTGA
- a CDS encoding UPF0179 family protein translates to MITLLGTALAEAGTEFVYRGESDACAGCPYRKQCLTLSEGVRYEVTDVRDGGQTLDCAVHEGGVRAVEVEPASITAQVRSKGAYAGSKGKLAGPCPHVDCPGHEYCVPKGASQDAEYQIQEIRGDPPQDYCALDRELRLVEFAPSEGD, encoded by the coding sequence ATGATCACCCTCCTCGGGACGGCGCTCGCAGAGGCGGGCACCGAGTTCGTCTATCGCGGCGAGTCGGACGCCTGCGCGGGCTGTCCGTACCGGAAGCAGTGCCTGACGCTCTCCGAGGGCGTCCGCTACGAGGTGACGGACGTTCGCGACGGCGGGCAGACGCTCGACTGCGCGGTCCACGAGGGCGGCGTGCGCGCCGTCGAGGTCGAGCCGGCGTCGATCACGGCGCAAGTGCGCTCGAAGGGCGCGTACGCGGGGAGCAAGGGGAAGCTCGCGGGGCCGTGCCCGCACGTCGACTGCCCCGGCCACGAGTACTGCGTGCCGAAGGGCGCGAGCCAGGACGCGGAGTACCAGATTCAGGAGATTCGCGGCGACCCGCCGCAGGACTACTGCGCGCTCGACCGGGAGTTGCGGCTCGTCGAGTTCGCGCCCTCCGAGGGCGACTGA